A DNA window from Corallococcus soli contains the following coding sequences:
- a CDS encoding ATP-binding protein, with product MEQDSTTQGGPGMGASSPEAMDWLSGGGEMGKLIRAMDWSRTPLGPVEAWPQSLRTTVSLCLSSTFPILIAWGPERVQIYNDSYRPICGAKHPESMGQPFRVCWATALPMVGGAFDKAGAGTGSYIENQRMLLDRYGYLEEAFMTFSFSPIRDESGSVGGLFHPITEVTEKMLSARRTQTLRELAALLGKVKTVEAIGAALPQLPPDAALDVPFLLFYRRDEARDGVRLVNAMGLPPGSAWSPEEAALDGPWPFAASTTAEPRTVDVPRAPLEGVTCGPYEDPPVHARVLPLIPAGMTEPFGYLVAGVSPRRALDDAYRSFYEQLQSTLTTAVVNVRTYEAEAQRAEALAAIDRAKTAFFSNVSHEFRTPLTLILGPLEESLADTSFPLPPAQRARQELTHRNALRLLKLVNSLLDFSRIEAGRVKASFHPTDLGQLTEDLTSVFRSAMEKAGLTYTVEVADVGEPVYVDRDMWEKVVLNLLSNAFKFTLQGGVTVRLSREGDRVRLAVRDTGTGIPEAELPRVFERFHRVETSRGRTHEGTGIGLALIQELVKLHGGTLGVESVEEEGSTFFVELPLGSAHLPQEHVHQARGEAHAGKLGSAFSEEALRWLPDAPDAIPPSVPEQAPRVEPTTALGHQGAGLVLPPGRGRILVADDNADMRAYVSSLLAPQWEVRTVADGEAAFEAALRDRPDLILSDVMMPRLDGFGLLRKLRDDVRTRGIPFVLLSARAGEEARIEGLQAGADDYLVKPFSARELQARVDSQLQLGRARQQLSDFFMQAPTAMCVMTGPELVFTVINPMFADLMGRDMLGKRARDAQPEGGHGVLLQCLEGVFHTGQPFVGREVPVRQPDGRGGLKELLADVDIHPQRDSEGHILGLLVAVQEVSEQVRARQRLEALTQDLRNALTSRDTFLGVASHELKTPVTALLLHLEVTRRRLSSQRAEPPTPEKLKVAMDTALRQVERLARLVDELLDVSRIQAGKLDFHLEESDPVELVREVLESFHEQLHQARCAVELRVESGARVWWDRSRMEQVLVNLVSNAIKYAPGQPIRIEVTRHDGQLSIRVADSGPGIPREHQARVFERFERGGPPRSVHGLGLGLFIASQIVQGHHGQLRLDSDAGRGATFTIELPLKPHAQA from the coding sequence CGTTCGACAAGGCGGGCGCCGGCACGGGTTCCTACATCGAGAACCAGCGCATGCTCCTGGACCGGTACGGCTACCTGGAGGAGGCCTTCATGACGTTCTCCTTCAGCCCCATCCGCGACGAGTCCGGCAGCGTGGGCGGGCTCTTCCACCCCATCACCGAAGTCACGGAGAAGATGCTCAGCGCGCGCAGGACGCAGACCCTGCGCGAGCTGGCCGCCCTGCTGGGCAAGGTGAAGACGGTGGAGGCCATTGGCGCCGCGCTGCCACAGCTGCCCCCGGACGCCGCGCTCGACGTGCCCTTCCTGCTGTTCTACCGCCGCGACGAAGCCCGCGACGGGGTCCGGCTCGTGAACGCCATGGGCCTGCCCCCGGGCAGCGCGTGGAGTCCGGAGGAGGCGGCGCTGGACGGGCCGTGGCCCTTCGCGGCCAGCACGACCGCGGAGCCGCGCACGGTGGACGTCCCGCGCGCGCCGCTGGAGGGCGTGACGTGTGGCCCGTATGAGGATCCGCCCGTCCACGCGCGCGTGCTGCCGCTCATCCCCGCCGGCATGACGGAGCCCTTCGGCTACCTGGTGGCGGGCGTGAGTCCCCGGCGCGCGCTGGACGATGCCTACCGGAGCTTCTACGAACAGTTGCAGAGCACGTTGACCACCGCGGTGGTCAACGTGCGCACGTACGAAGCGGAGGCGCAGCGCGCGGAGGCGCTGGCCGCCATCGACCGGGCGAAGACGGCGTTCTTCTCCAACGTGTCGCACGAGTTCCGCACGCCGCTCACGCTCATCCTGGGCCCGCTGGAGGAGTCGCTCGCGGACACCTCCTTCCCGCTGCCCCCGGCCCAGCGCGCGCGCCAGGAGCTCACCCACCGCAACGCGCTGCGCCTGCTGAAGCTGGTGAATTCGCTGCTGGACTTCTCCCGCATCGAGGCCGGGCGGGTGAAGGCGAGCTTCCACCCCACGGACCTGGGCCAGCTCACCGAGGACCTGACCAGCGTCTTCCGCTCCGCCATGGAGAAGGCGGGCCTGACGTACACCGTCGAGGTGGCGGACGTGGGCGAGCCCGTCTACGTGGACCGGGACATGTGGGAGAAGGTTGTCCTCAACCTGCTCTCCAACGCCTTCAAGTTCACGCTCCAGGGCGGCGTCACCGTGCGGCTCTCGCGCGAGGGCGACCGGGTGCGGCTCGCCGTGCGTGACACCGGCACCGGCATCCCGGAGGCGGAGCTGCCCCGCGTGTTCGAGCGCTTCCACCGCGTGGAGACGTCCCGGGGGCGCACCCATGAAGGCACCGGCATCGGGCTGGCGCTCATCCAGGAGCTGGTGAAGCTGCACGGCGGCACGCTGGGCGTGGAGAGCGTGGAGGAGGAGGGCAGCACCTTCTTCGTGGAGCTGCCCCTGGGCAGCGCGCACCTGCCCCAGGAGCACGTCCATCAGGCGCGGGGGGAGGCCCACGCGGGCAAGCTGGGGTCGGCCTTCAGCGAGGAGGCGCTGCGGTGGCTCCCGGACGCGCCGGACGCCATCCCCCCGTCGGTGCCGGAGCAGGCCCCGCGCGTGGAGCCCACCACCGCGCTGGGCCACCAGGGCGCGGGGCTCGTGCTGCCGCCGGGGCGCGGCCGCATCCTCGTGGCGGACGACAACGCGGACATGCGCGCGTACGTGAGCAGCCTGCTGGCCCCGCAGTGGGAGGTGCGCACGGTGGCGGATGGCGAAGCGGCCTTCGAGGCGGCGCTCCGGGACAGGCCGGACCTCATCCTGAGCGACGTGATGATGCCCCGGCTGGACGGCTTCGGGCTCCTGCGCAAGCTGCGCGACGACGTGCGCACGCGCGGCATCCCCTTCGTCCTGCTGTCCGCGCGCGCGGGCGAGGAGGCGCGCATCGAGGGCCTCCAGGCTGGCGCGGACGACTACCTGGTGAAGCCCTTCTCCGCGCGCGAATTGCAGGCGCGGGTGGACAGCCAGCTCCAGTTGGGGCGCGCGCGCCAGCAGCTCTCCGACTTCTTCATGCAGGCCCCCACGGCCATGTGCGTGATGACGGGCCCGGAGCTGGTGTTCACGGTCATCAACCCCATGTTCGCGGACCTGATGGGCCGGGACATGCTGGGCAAGCGGGCCCGCGACGCCCAGCCGGAAGGGGGCCACGGCGTCCTGCTCCAGTGCCTGGAGGGCGTCTTCCACACGGGCCAGCCCTTCGTGGGCCGCGAGGTGCCGGTGCGGCAGCCGGACGGCCGGGGCGGGCTGAAGGAGCTGCTGGCGGACGTGGACATCCACCCGCAGCGCGACAGCGAGGGCCACATCCTGGGGCTGCTCGTCGCCGTGCAGGAGGTCAGCGAACAGGTCCGCGCGCGCCAGCGCCTGGAGGCCCTCACGCAGGACCTGCGCAACGCCCTCACCTCGCGGGACACCTTCCTGGGCGTGGCGTCGCACGAGCTGAAGACGCCCGTCACCGCGCTGCTGCTGCACCTGGAGGTGACGCGCCGCCGCCTGTCCTCCCAGCGCGCCGAGCCGCCCACGCCCGAGAAGCTGAAGGTCGCCATGGACACGGCGCTGCGGCAGGTGGAGCGGCTGGCGCGGCTGGTGGACGAGCTGCTGGACGTCTCCCGCATCCAGGCCGGCAAGCTGGACTTCCACCTGGAGGAGAGCGACCCGGTGGAGCTGGTGCGGGAGGTGCTCGAGTCCTTCCACGAGCAGCTCCACCAGGCCCGCTGCGCGGTGGAGCTGCGGGTGGAGTCCGGCGCGCGCGTGTGGTGGGACCGCTCGCGCATGGAGCAGGTGCTGGTGAACCTGGTGTCCAACGCCATCAAGTACGCGCCCGGTCAGCCCATCCGCATCGAGGTCACCCGACACGACGGCCAGCTGTCCATCCGCGTCGCGGACTCCGGGCCCGGCATCCCCCGCGAACACCAGGCCCGCGTCTTCGAGCGCTTCGAGCGCGGAGGCCCGCCCCGCTCCGTGCACGGCCTGGGGCTGGGGCTCTTCATCGCGAGTCAAATCGTCCAGGGCCACCACGGCCAGCTGCGCCTGGACAGCGACGCGGGCCGCGGCGCCACCTTCACCATCGAGCTGCCGCTCAAGCCCCACGCGCAGGCCTGA
- a CDS encoding FAD-binding oxidoreductase, which yields MTVETQRPRPTSGTGPPPGLTPDSVEPFRARLRGALLQPGDAGYAEACQLYNAMIHKRPAMVIKCADVADVIASVNFAREQKLELSVRGGGHNGGGLGLCDGGLAIDLSDMRGVRVDPEARTVRVAGGAVWADVDHATHAFGLAVPSGIISTTGVGGLTLGGGLGHLTRRFGLTIDNLLAVDMVLADGRLVTASAEKYPDLFWAVRGGGGNFGVVTSFLFRGCPVDTVIAGPTLWPLDRAAEVMRWYREFLPAAPEELNGFFAFMTVPPAPPFPEELHLKKVCGVVWCYSGDPAKADALFAPVQALKPALHGVQPMPYPLLQTAFDALYPPGLQWYWRADFVRELSDEAIARHLEFAERLPSMHSTMHLYPVDGAAHRVGPRETAFSYRDARWSEVIVGVDPSPERVAEISDWAKAYYDALHPYSAGGAYVNFMMEEGQERVQATYRDNHPTLVEVKNRYDPTNLFHWNQNIRPDVEKPPQVAH from the coding sequence ATGACCGTCGAAACCCAACGCCCGCGTCCGACGAGCGGCACGGGTCCACCCCCCGGGCTGACGCCGGACAGCGTGGAGCCCTTCCGGGCGCGGCTGCGGGGCGCGCTCCTCCAGCCCGGGGACGCTGGCTACGCGGAGGCCTGCCAGCTGTACAACGCGATGATCCACAAGCGCCCGGCCATGGTCATCAAGTGCGCGGACGTGGCGGACGTCATCGCCTCCGTGAACTTCGCCCGGGAGCAGAAGCTGGAGCTGTCCGTGCGCGGCGGCGGACACAACGGCGGCGGCCTGGGGCTGTGCGACGGCGGGCTGGCCATCGACCTGTCGGACATGCGCGGCGTGCGGGTGGACCCCGAGGCCCGCACGGTGCGGGTCGCGGGCGGGGCCGTCTGGGCGGACGTGGACCACGCCACCCATGCCTTCGGGCTCGCCGTGCCCTCCGGCATCATCTCCACCACGGGGGTGGGCGGACTCACGCTGGGGGGCGGCCTGGGCCACCTCACGCGCCGCTTCGGCCTCACCATCGACAACCTGCTCGCCGTGGACATGGTGCTCGCCGACGGCCGGCTCGTCACCGCCAGCGCGGAGAAGTACCCGGACCTGTTCTGGGCGGTGCGCGGCGGGGGCGGCAACTTCGGCGTGGTGACGTCGTTCCTCTTCCGGGGCTGTCCGGTGGACACCGTCATCGCCGGCCCCACGCTCTGGCCCCTGGACCGCGCGGCGGAGGTGATGCGCTGGTACCGCGAATTCCTGCCGGCCGCGCCCGAGGAGCTCAACGGCTTCTTCGCCTTCATGACGGTGCCACCCGCGCCCCCCTTCCCGGAGGAGCTCCACCTGAAGAAGGTGTGCGGCGTGGTGTGGTGCTACAGCGGGGACCCCGCCAAGGCGGACGCGCTGTTCGCGCCGGTGCAGGCGCTCAAGCCCGCGCTGCATGGGGTGCAGCCCATGCCCTACCCCCTGCTGCAGACCGCCTTCGACGCGCTCTATCCGCCGGGGCTGCAATGGTACTGGCGCGCGGACTTCGTGCGCGAGCTGAGCGACGAAGCCATCGCGCGCCATCTGGAGTTCGCCGAGCGCCTCCCGTCGATGCACTCCACCATGCACCTCTACCCCGTGGACGGGGCGGCGCACCGGGTGGGGCCGCGGGAGACGGCCTTCAGCTACCGCGACGCCCGCTGGTCGGAGGTCATCGTCGGCGTGGATCCCTCGCCGGAGCGGGTGGCGGAGATCTCCGACTGGGCGAAGGCCTACTACGACGCGCTGCACCCCTATTCGGCGGGAGGCGCCTACGTGAACTTCATGATGGAGGAGGGCCAGGAGCGCGTGCAGGCGACCTACCGCGACAACCACCCGACGCTGGTGGAGGTGAAGAACCGCTACGACCCCACCAACCTCTTCCACTGGAACCAGAACATCCGGCCCGACGTGGAGAAGCCGCCCCAGGTCGCGCACTGA
- the bioA gene encoding adenosylmethionine--8-amino-7-oxononanoate transaminase, with amino-acid sequence MERAALVGLDKQHVWHPYTAMAQYIADTDPLVVVRAEGVYLHDADGRRYLDANGSWWVSTLGHRHPRLVRALTDQLGCLAHASLAGVTHGPAALLASELAALAPGADRADVPAQEKLSRVFYSDNGSTAVEVAIKMAAQYWAQNGRPRRTRFITLSGAFHGETLGATSVGGVSEFRDVFGPLLFDVVHVPSPAEPGGHARALEQLRAALQADPDGIAGVILEPVIQGAVGMWMSSPDFVREVRKATRDVDTFLIADEVFTGLGRTGARFAVDLAEVVPDLLCLAKALSGGLLPFGATLASERIFAGFLGAKDRALYYGHSYCGNPLGAAVAREVLAVYRDEDVLGQVQRKAPRVKAAFERMAATLPGLVRPRAVGMVGALDLGGGGYFANSGWRVYEAARRRGLYLRPLGDTVYIAPALNIPDADLDVLLAGVEDSLREVASG; translated from the coding sequence GTGGAGCGGGCAGCCCTCGTCGGCCTGGACAAGCAGCACGTCTGGCACCCCTACACCGCCATGGCCCAGTACATCGCGGACACCGACCCGCTGGTGGTCGTCCGCGCGGAGGGCGTCTACCTCCATGACGCCGACGGTCGGCGCTACCTGGACGCCAACGGCTCCTGGTGGGTGTCCACCCTGGGACACCGCCACCCCCGGCTGGTGCGCGCCCTCACGGACCAGCTCGGCTGCCTGGCCCACGCCTCGCTCGCGGGCGTGACGCACGGGCCCGCGGCCCTGCTGGCCTCGGAGCTGGCCGCGCTGGCCCCCGGCGCGGACCGCGCGGATGTGCCGGCGCAGGAGAAGCTGTCGCGCGTCTTCTATTCGGACAACGGCAGCACCGCGGTGGAGGTGGCCATCAAGATGGCCGCGCAGTACTGGGCGCAGAACGGCCGGCCCCGTCGCACCCGCTTCATCACCCTGTCCGGCGCCTTCCACGGTGAGACGCTGGGTGCCACCAGCGTGGGCGGCGTCTCCGAGTTCCGCGACGTGTTCGGCCCGCTCCTCTTCGACGTGGTGCACGTCCCGTCCCCCGCGGAGCCCGGCGGCCACGCGCGCGCGCTGGAGCAGCTGCGCGCGGCGCTCCAGGCGGATCCGGATGGCATCGCCGGCGTCATCCTGGAGCCCGTCATCCAGGGCGCGGTGGGCATGTGGATGTCGTCGCCGGACTTCGTGCGCGAGGTGCGCAAGGCCACCCGCGACGTGGACACCTTCCTCATCGCGGACGAGGTCTTCACCGGCCTGGGCCGCACCGGCGCGCGCTTCGCGGTGGACCTGGCGGAGGTGGTGCCGGACCTGCTGTGCTTGGCCAAGGCGCTGAGCGGGGGCCTGCTGCCCTTCGGCGCCACGCTCGCGTCCGAGCGCATCTTCGCGGGCTTCCTGGGGGCGAAGGACCGGGCGCTCTATTACGGGCACTCCTACTGTGGCAACCCGCTGGGCGCGGCGGTGGCGCGCGAGGTGCTGGCTGTTTACCGGGACGAGGACGTGCTGGGCCAGGTGCAGCGCAAGGCGCCCCGCGTGAAGGCCGCCTTCGAGCGCATGGCCGCCACCCTCCCCGGACTCGTGCGCCCGCGCGCGGTGGGCATGGTGGGCGCGCTGGACCTGGGCGGCGGGGGCTACTTCGCGAACAGCGGCTGGCGCGTGTACGAAGCCGCGCGCCGCCGGGGCTTGTACCTGCGCCCGCTGGGCGACACCGTCTACATCGCGCCCGCGCTCAACATCCCTGACGCGGACCTGGACGTGCTGCTCGCTGGCGTGGAGGACAGCCTGCGCGAGGTGGCCTCGGGCTGA
- a CDS encoding acyl-CoA desaturase has protein sequence MAIVIFFISHWLLCVFFQSFFQHRYAAHRMYSMGPRTEKVMHLLTYLVQGSSYLSPKAYAILHREHHAFSDTEKDPHSPHFFKDALRMMLHTKKRYDGFVKGTVTPEPRFEGGYPEWPLVDKTLGQSWWAPLVWVGLYTAFYVAFATSPWMFLLLPVHFVMGPVHGAIVNWCGHKYGYRNFKGSDHSRNTLPVDVLCMGELFQNNHHKFGASPNFAARAFEIDPTWQVMRVLSKLGVIRITTPQRAVYPEPREVARASGGGAQTA, from the coding sequence ATGGCCATCGTCATCTTCTTCATCAGTCACTGGCTGCTCTGCGTCTTCTTCCAGAGCTTCTTCCAGCACCGCTATGCGGCGCACCGCATGTACAGCATGGGTCCGCGCACGGAGAAGGTGATGCACCTGCTCACCTATCTGGTGCAGGGCTCGTCGTACCTGTCGCCGAAGGCGTACGCCATCCTGCACCGCGAGCACCACGCCTTCTCCGACACGGAGAAGGACCCGCACTCTCCGCACTTCTTCAAGGACGCGCTGCGGATGATGCTGCACACGAAGAAGCGCTACGACGGCTTCGTGAAGGGCACGGTGACGCCGGAGCCGCGCTTCGAGGGCGGATACCCGGAGTGGCCGCTCGTGGACAAGACGCTGGGCCAGTCCTGGTGGGCGCCGCTGGTGTGGGTGGGCCTGTACACGGCGTTCTACGTGGCGTTCGCGACGTCGCCCTGGATGTTCCTGCTGTTGCCGGTGCACTTCGTGATGGGGCCGGTGCACGGCGCCATCGTGAACTGGTGCGGGCACAAGTACGGCTACCGCAACTTCAAGGGCAGCGACCACTCGCGCAACACGCTGCCGGTGGACGTGCTGTGCATGGGCGAGCTGTTCCAGAACAACCACCACAAGTTCGGCGCGAGCCCGAACTTCGCGGCGCGCGCCTTCGAAATCGACCCCACGTGGCAGGTGATGCGCGTGCTGTCGAAGCTGGGCGTCATCCGCATCACCACGCCCCAGCGCGCGGTGTACCCGGAGCCGCGCGAGGTGGCGCGCGCCAGCGGTGGCGGGGCGCAGACGGCCTGA
- a CDS encoding DUF6310 domain-containing protein — MVDPRVHPDPEAQGVGANRRPPVPVTPNGDPKCIPERVPHLGGDVLHNQCADRVPQNGMSGFDVLVNGKRFDALQSAARILWEIKTDNFDTYTPALQEIVIRKQVAELRRERDLAKACGYGFRVGVRSSKHVTELRDAADDLTVVLMDWC; from the coding sequence ATGGTGGATCCCCGGGTGCATCCGGATCCCGAAGCGCAGGGGGTCGGCGCGAACCGGAGACCGCCCGTCCCTGTTACTCCGAACGGCGACCCGAAGTGCATCCCCGAGAGAGTGCCGCACCTGGGAGGCGACGTCCTGCACAACCAGTGCGCCGACAGGGTTCCCCAGAACGGCATGAGCGGGTTCGATGTCCTGGTCAACGGCAAGCGCTTCGATGCGCTGCAATCCGCTGCCCGTATCCTGTGGGAGATCAAGACCGACAACTTCGATACGTACACACCCGCCCTTCAGGAGATCGTGATTCGGAAGCAGGTGGCGGAGCTGCGGCGTGAACGCGACTTGGCAAAGGCGTGCGGATACGGCTTCCGTGTCGGAGTGCGAAGCAGCAAGCATGTGACCGAGCTACGCGATGCTGCGGACGACCTGACTGTCGTCCTCATGGACTGGTGCTGA
- a CDS encoding DUF5953 family protein, protein MVVPKDTLRLKVYAPWLVDGDTRPLAVVHGMERALPGLRLAWTISDEGQFILLPQRDAWVMETQPDEVLPLLCNGDESHFVTLSGFKLWASAAPGGQTQLDVHAKLPLDATTLAAAEAVLEAVAEGAHAHWGRMTPGNASMEIALQTARTVKAGGPAGPPAPPRGLPALKLCEDIRSPEIPYYLGWLNYWSAATVRTLGFPDPTRDAELLSRSRRTPTGGWVVRLTEAPLDLDNPSHLEALLRAYERFPEIGGRSDLSAP, encoded by the coding sequence ATGGTTGTCCCGAAAGACACACTTCGCTTGAAGGTCTACGCGCCCTGGCTCGTGGACGGAGACACGCGTCCCCTGGCGGTGGTCCACGGCATGGAACGCGCGCTGCCCGGCCTGCGTCTCGCGTGGACCATTTCAGACGAAGGGCAATTCATCTTGCTGCCACAGCGCGACGCCTGGGTCATGGAGACACAGCCAGACGAGGTGCTTCCGCTTCTGTGCAACGGCGACGAGAGCCACTTCGTGACGCTCTCCGGATTCAAGCTCTGGGCCAGTGCGGCACCGGGCGGCCAGACACAGCTCGACGTACATGCGAAGTTGCCCCTGGATGCCACAACCCTTGCTGCGGCAGAAGCCGTGCTGGAAGCCGTGGCGGAGGGTGCGCACGCTCACTGGGGGCGGATGACCCCCGGCAACGCGTCCATGGAGATCGCGCTTCAGACAGCCCGCACTGTCAAAGCTGGCGGACCCGCAGGGCCGCCAGCCCCCCCGCGCGGGTTGCCAGCGCTCAAGCTTTGCGAGGACATCCGCTCGCCGGAGATCCCCTACTACCTCGGGTGGCTGAACTACTGGTCCGCCGCCACCGTCCGGACCCTCGGGTTCCCGGACCCGACGCGCGACGCGGAGCTGCTGTCCCGCTCGCGGCGCACCCCGACGGGCGGATGGGTCGTGCGCCTCACGGAGGCGCCGCTCGACCTCGACAACCCCAGCCACCTGGAAGCGCTCCTGCGCGCCTACGAGCGCTTCCCGGAAATCGGCGGACGCTCCGACCTCAGCGCGCCTTGA
- a CDS encoding SDR family oxidoreductase yields the protein MIVVTGATGKLGRFVVEGLLKKVPANQVAVAVRDPDKAKDLAARGVQVRRVDYSQPGTLDGAFAKGDTVLLISANEVGKRFPQHSAVIDAAKKAGVKRLAYTSILSADTTGIALAAEHKATEEALRASGVPFTFLRNGWYFENYTENLAPALQYGVVQGSAKDGRVAPASREDYADAAVAVLTGTGHEGQVYELAGDTAFTMTEYAAEVSRQSGKAVAYVDLPAPEYSAALVKVGLPKPYADILADADAGLAKGELFNDSHTLSRLIGRPTTKLAEAVGAALKAR from the coding sequence ATGATCGTCGTCACTGGAGCCACGGGGAAGCTGGGGCGGTTTGTCGTCGAGGGGCTCTTGAAGAAGGTGCCCGCGAACCAGGTCGCGGTGGCGGTGCGGGACCCGGACAAGGCGAAGGACCTGGCGGCGCGCGGGGTGCAGGTGCGCCGGGTGGACTACAGCCAGCCGGGGACCCTGGACGGGGCGTTCGCGAAGGGGGACACGGTGCTGCTCATCTCCGCGAACGAGGTGGGCAAGCGCTTCCCGCAGCACTCGGCGGTGATTGACGCGGCGAAGAAGGCGGGCGTGAAGCGGCTGGCGTACACGAGCATCCTGTCCGCGGACACGACGGGCATCGCGCTGGCGGCGGAGCACAAGGCCACCGAGGAGGCCCTCAGGGCATCAGGGGTGCCGTTCACGTTCCTGCGCAATGGCTGGTACTTCGAGAACTACACGGAGAACCTGGCGCCGGCGCTGCAGTACGGCGTGGTGCAGGGCAGCGCGAAGGACGGCCGGGTGGCCCCGGCCAGCCGCGAGGACTACGCGGACGCGGCGGTGGCGGTGCTCACGGGCACGGGCCACGAGGGCCAGGTGTACGAGCTGGCGGGGGACACGGCCTTCACGATGACGGAGTACGCGGCGGAGGTGTCGCGCCAGTCGGGCAAGGCGGTGGCGTACGTGGACCTGCCGGCGCCGGAGTACTCGGCCGCGCTGGTGAAGGTGGGGCTGCCGAAGCCGTACGCGGACATCCTGGCGGACGCGGACGCGGGGCTCGCGAAGGGTGAGCTGTTCAATGACAGCCACACGCTGAGCCGGCTCATCGGGCGGCCCACGACGAAGCTCGCGGAGGCGGTGGGCGCGGCGCTCAAGGCGCGCTGA
- a CDS encoding winged helix-turn-helix transcriptional regulator, with the protein MKASKGSALLAKVKQRGDLYAAVCPSRGVLEHLTSRWGVLVLIALREEGTHRFSELRRKVGGVSEKMLAQTLQALEQDGFVLREAHPVIPPHVDYSLTPLGQEVAEHVKGLTTWIEDNLHRVLTARTQEVRRKKAS; encoded by the coding sequence ATGAAGGCAAGCAAGGGCAGCGCACTGCTGGCGAAGGTGAAGCAGCGGGGGGACCTGTACGCGGCCGTGTGTCCGTCGCGCGGGGTGCTGGAGCACCTCACCAGCCGCTGGGGCGTGCTGGTGCTCATCGCGCTGCGGGAGGAGGGCACCCACCGCTTCAGCGAGCTGCGCCGCAAGGTGGGCGGGGTGAGCGAGAAGATGCTCGCCCAGACGCTCCAAGCCCTGGAGCAGGACGGCTTCGTGCTGCGCGAGGCCCACCCGGTGATTCCCCCGCACGTGGACTACAGCCTCACCCCCCTGGGCCAGGAGGTCGCCGAGCACGTGAAGGGCCTGACCACCTGGATTGAAGACAACCTGCACCGGGTGCTCACCGCCCGGACCCAGGAGGTCCGCCGCAAGAAGGCCTCCTGA
- a CDS encoding GNAT family N-acetyltransferase encodes MPVDTPLQVRILDAIHDVPAARWDALVAPGAPPFVRHAWLSAMEESGSATEDTGWAPHHLTLWRGKTLVAAAPAYLKFHSMGEYIYDFGWANAAAQLGVEYYPKLLVGGPLSPATVPRFLIAPGEDAPALRRALLEAAVASAEDAGCSGVHVLYPTDEEADFLEEAGLARRITLQFHWKNPGYQSYDDYLARFDSKRRHQLKRERAAAATQGIQLRTVRGADLGPEHAKRAYTFYTSTCERHAWGQVQLTPGFFDRVFQHLPQSVEMVEAVRDGQVIAGAFNLVSPERLYGRYWGCTEEHPFLHFNVCLYQSVDDCIQTGRKVFEPGAGGEHKVSRGFEPTAVHSAHLIFDKRLDKAVRGFLRMERQRLAPAVEEAERICGLKPWNPAPPVAPGSTGT; translated from the coding sequence GTGCCCGTCGACACCCCGCTCCAGGTCCGCATCCTCGATGCCATCCACGACGTCCCGGCCGCGCGGTGGGACGCGCTCGTCGCCCCCGGCGCGCCGCCCTTCGTGCGCCATGCGTGGCTGTCCGCCATGGAGGAGAGCGGCAGCGCCACCGAGGACACCGGCTGGGCCCCGCACCACCTGACGCTGTGGCGGGGCAAGACGCTGGTCGCCGCCGCGCCCGCCTACCTCAAGTTCCACAGCATGGGCGAATACATCTACGACTTCGGCTGGGCCAACGCCGCCGCCCAGCTGGGCGTGGAGTACTACCCCAAGCTGCTCGTGGGCGGCCCCCTGTCCCCCGCCACCGTGCCGCGCTTCCTCATCGCCCCGGGCGAGGACGCCCCCGCCCTGCGCCGCGCGCTCCTGGAGGCAGCGGTGGCCAGCGCCGAGGACGCGGGGTGCTCCGGGGTGCACGTCCTCTACCCCACCGACGAGGAGGCGGACTTCCTGGAGGAGGCCGGGCTCGCGCGCCGCATCACCCTCCAGTTCCACTGGAAGAACCCCGGCTATCAAAGCTACGACGACTACCTGGCGCGCTTCGACTCCAAGCGCCGCCACCAGCTCAAGCGCGAGCGCGCCGCCGCGGCCACCCAGGGCATCCAGCTGCGCACCGTGCGGGGCGCGGACCTGGGCCCGGAGCACGCCAAGCGCGCGTACACCTTCTACACCTCCACCTGCGAGCGCCACGCCTGGGGCCAGGTGCAGCTCACCCCGGGCTTCTTCGACCGCGTGTTCCAGCACCTGCCCCAGTCCGTGGAGATGGTGGAGGCGGTGAGGGACGGTCAGGTCATCGCGGGCGCCTTCAACCTGGTCAGCCCGGAGCGGCTCTACGGCCGCTACTGGGGCTGCACGGAGGAGCACCCCTTCCTGCACTTCAACGTCTGCCTGTACCAGTCCGTGGACGACTGCATCCAGACGGGCCGCAAGGTGTTCGAGCCCGGCGCGGGCGGCGAACACAAGGTGTCGCGCGGCTTCGAGCCCACCGCCGTGCACAGCGCCCACCTGATTTTCGACAAGCGCCTGGACAAGGCCGTGCGGGGCTTCCTGCGCATGGAGCGCCAGCGCCTGGCGCCCGCGGTGGAGGAGGCCGAGCGCATCTGCGGCCTCAAGCCGTGGAACCCCGCGCCCCCCGTCGCCCCCGGGTCCACCGGAACCTGA